Proteins from a genomic interval of Rosa chinensis cultivar Old Blush chromosome 2, RchiOBHm-V2, whole genome shotgun sequence:
- the LOC112184928 gene encoding nudix hydrolase 7, giving the protein MSVSTSSCAVAKQCLMAESGVEQIELLNAHDDIHGGVVVDMKDQPMDSEVFGSLLKASLSEWRQKEKKGVWIKLPIELSNLVHAAVQEGFTYHHAESDYLMLKRWLPETVDTLPANASHRVGIGAFIMNNKREVLVVQEINGRFKDTGVWKMPTGAVNEGEDICAAAVREVKEETGIEAEFVEILAFRQSHKSFFRKSDLFFVCMLKPQTFDIQEQNQEIAAAQWMPFEDYAAQPFVKQNKLFDYVAEICLAKTDEHYTGFTPLATTTSSGKASYLYFNHRDMGGLLTSDKQQ; this is encoded by the exons ATGTCAGTTTCAACAAGTTCATGTGCTGTTGCAAAGCAATGCTTGATGGCCGAAAGTGGAGTTGAGCAGATTGAATTGCTCAATGCACATGATGATATACATGGGGGAGTTGTTGTAGACATGAAAGACCAGCCCATGGATTCTGAGGTCTTTGGTTCTTTGCTCAAAGCTTCACTGTCAGAATGGAGGCAAAAG GAAAAGAAGGGTGTTTGGATCAAATTGCCGATTGAACTCTCAAATCTTGTTCATGCTGCAGTTCAG GAAGGATTTACTTATCACCATGCTGAATCAGATTACCTAATGCTTAAACGTTGGCTGCCTGAAACTGTTGATACTCTTCCTGCGAATGCCTCTCATCGAGTGGGCATTGGTGCTTTCATCATGAACAATAAGAGAGAG GTGCTTGTGGTTCAGGAGATCAATGGCAGATTCAAAGATACAGGTGTCTGGAAGATGCCTACTGGGGCTGTTAATGAA GGAGAGGATATTTGTGCAGCAGCAGTTAGGGAAGTCAAAGAAGAGACAGGA ATTGAGGCAGAGTTTGTGGAAATATTAGCGTTCAG GCAAAGCCACAAGTCATTCTTTCGAAAATCAGATTTATTTTTCGTTTGCATGTTAAAACCGCAAACCTTTGACATACAGGAGCAGAATCAAGAGATTGCAGCAGCCCAG TGGATGCCATTTGAGGACTATGCAGCTCAACCCTTtgtcaaacaaaacaaactctTTGATTATGTAGCAGAAATATGTTTGGCAAAAACAGATGAGCATTATACTGGTTTTACTCCTCTAGCAACGACTACATCCTCCGGAAAAGCAAGCTACTTGTATTTCAACCACCGGGATATGGGTGGCCTACTCACTTCCGATAAACAACAGTAG